In the genome of Streptomyces aquilus, the window CGGCAGTCCCGCGTGATCGACCGCTTCCTCGACGAGCTCGAGGAGAAGGCCGAGGCGGCTCGATGACAGCGCACGGAGCGAGCCGCGAGGCCACGGCTTCGGCACGTGAGCGTCTCGACGCCCTCACGGACAACACGTCCGTGAACGCCGGCACGCTCGCCGAGGAGCTGGCCGCCGTCACCGCGCTGCTCGACCGCGAGGTGTCGCTGCGTCGGGTCCTGACCGACCCGGCGCAGGCCGGCGAGGCCAAGGCCGAACTGGCCCAGCGTCTTCTCGGCGGCCAGGTCGGCGGCGAGGCCGCGGACCTGGTGTCCGGCATGGTGCGCTCCCGCTGGTCGCAGTCGCGTGACCTGGTGGACGCCCTGGAGGAGCTGGCGAACCTCGCCGACCTCACCGCCGCGCAGCGGACCGGCGCGCTCGACGACGTGGAGGACGAGCTGTTCCGGTTCGGCCGGATCGTCTCCTCGAACACCGAGCTGCGGGCCGCGCTCACCGACCGCGCCGCGACCGGTTCGGCCAAGGGCGAGCTGCTGCGCAGCCTGCTCGGCGGCCGTGCCCACGCGACCACCGAGCGTCTGGTGACGCGTCTTGTGACCGCGCCGCGGGGACGTAGCCTGGAAGCGGGACTGGAGTCCCTGTCCAAGCTCGCCGCGGACCGTCGCAACCGCCTGGTCGCCGTCGTCACCTCGGCGGTACCGCTGAGCGACACCCAGAAGCAGCGCCTGGGCGCCGCGCTCGGGAAGCTCTACGGCCACCAGGTCCACCTGAACATCGACGTGGACCCCGAGGTCCTCGGCGGCATCCGGGTGCAGGTCGGCGACGAGGTCATCAACGGCTCCATCGCGGACCGCATCGAGGACGCCGGCCGCCGCCTGGCGGGCTGAGCAGCAACTTCATAGCA includes:
- a CDS encoding F0F1 ATP synthase subunit delta; translation: MTAHGASREATASARERLDALTDNTSVNAGTLAEELAAVTALLDREVSLRRVLTDPAQAGEAKAELAQRLLGGQVGGEAADLVSGMVRSRWSQSRDLVDALEELANLADLTAAQRTGALDDVEDELFRFGRIVSSNTELRAALTDRAATGSAKGELLRSLLGGRAHATTERLVTRLVTAPRGRSLEAGLESLSKLAADRRNRLVAVVTSAVPLSDTQKQRLGAALGKLYGHQVHLNIDVDPEVLGGIRVQVGDEVINGSIADRIEDAGRRLAG